The nucleotide sequence GTGGGTTCAAATGTCTAAaactgttaatttaattttgtttttttgctcttatcACTGGTTGCACATATGgaagagttttctttttaaaatgctgccctgtatcagacacacacacacacgcacacacgcagcGGTCAGGAATGACATGTCAAAGGTTTGTGTCCATTTTTCACCAGACAAACTCAAAGCGCAGAAGAAGCTCAGACAGCATCAAAAATGTAACTGATTAAACTCCTGGTTTTCTTTCAGAAACAgtacaaattgttttttgtgtccAAATTTGATTATATCTGAGCTGCGAAAAgcttttcatgcttttattgATCTAACTCGTCTCCCGTCACGTTGCTGTGCTCTCATTGGCTGACGACGAGCTGTCTCAGGTAGGATTGCGTGAGGCCtcgcagctcctccagagtgtAGTCTTCAGGCATCGGCAGGCGAGTGATGTGCGGCGCCAACTGGGCGAGCGGGATGCTGAGGGAGTCGGACGCAGCGTCACCTTGCTGTAGGCTCAGCACAACTCGCAGGATGTTGGCCACACGCTTTGCCATTTCTGCATGGAGGGGGGAGGAGGGCGGGTGGGGGCAGAGGACTATAAGGTCAGACCGgcagatttgttttctgtgaaagCATCTGTAGGTTTTCATTTAAACCGAACTACAGTTTGAAGGTTTTACACCTGTTAAACCTTCAATATTTTGTTGTCCACTTGTCTTGGACAGTAGCTAAAACTTTGTAACCAATATGTTAAGATGTatgttgctgtatttttatttttttttgtcctttcggtttatccggtgagttcagagtcgccacagtggatcattgtcctcatgtttttacgccggatgtccttcctgacgcaaccctccccaatttctaccaggcttggaccagcactgcacagctgttaggggttcagtgtcttgccctgaGACACTTTGacagccgggaccggggatcgaactactgaccctgtggtccatggacaattgcctttaccaactgagctacttgCTGTATGTGGTGTGTAAATACAACatctgagcaaacacacaaaagtccAAACCACTGGTGGATTTTGAAAACACAGACTAAATAAATACTAAGGAGACTAAAGAAAATCCTTGAAGAAAATCATTAATTGCAGTCTTGTATCAAATCCAGAGTTATAATCTGGAATTTAGAAGGAAACCTAACCTCAGACTTTAACTCTATACTCTCCCCTTGTAGTTCATGTAACCACATGTTACCTGAATCATTTCGATCTTCTTTAAGATCATTAGAAGCTCACGTGCTCTCACCTGACTGGGCGAGTCGGTCTCTGCCTGTGCTGCAGGGCAGCAGCTCGATTCTGCTGCAGAGGGAAGTCACATCAGTGTAGAGACGTTCCAGCTCGTAGCCAGCGTTTTCCATCTGGCAGTGAGGAAAAACCGTTTCCACAATACAATACTTAATACTGAGGTTCATGTATTAGATTCCATTATTTCAAACCTAGTTGTAGTTACTTATCAGattcacattaaacaaatataaatgattaCACACTGAATGCAGGAATGTAATTCAATTAGTTATCAGTACATCAATTAACATCCACTCCACCATTAGGAGCTGCAGCATTTCATGCATCAATAAAACAGTAAGTTCATTATTCTGCATACTAAGTACTTTagtaattttacttaagtagtattttaaatgaaagcctAGTTTCTTTCAACGTGTCAGCACTTAAATCtcatatataacatttttagggtaacaaatattttacacCCCATTTTGTGCATCTAACGGCGATAAAAGGTCTTGAACTGTCATGTTTCTCTGAAGGTACCTGCTGGATTTGCTGCAGAGTCTTTATGACTCTGATGTAGTCCAGGTAAACGCTTCCTGCAGTGTCCCAGTCCTGGATGGTGGCGCAGTGTTCAGGGACTGCCAGACCCTCCAGGAACTCCAGCAGGTAGTCATGGTTGTCGTTGATGATGCAGTCTGCAGAAGTACAGAAGGGagaaaaagcagtttgacaaaaattacaaactaaatgtcaacattttaaagagctggtaggatgaatgaaaaaacataaaaatctttGTGGTGGGATAAGGTGATGATGGGAAGCtgttctgtgttgtttaatattttccatcTCCCACGTGGAGACTGAGCATTGTTGATGCTCTTcccactgtgacatcacactgGGAATATGTGAGTCCATAACATGAGCCGTACACGTGATCCCAACATTCTGACACGTCCTGCTCGAGGATCAATTGTGCAACTGCACAACATTTACAGTTCACATTCAAAAATCTTTCCAGAATCTCCTGAACTATTCAGCCACACAGACACTGAACTGGCTACCAAGTTGCTCCACAGATGTTTAAAACGAGCTCCCTCCCTCCCAGTACACAATGTTCTCTCTTCCTAACAGCATTATTTGATAGTGTCAAATGGCTGATTGTGCCACTTGAATCTATGACGACACAGAATGTGTGGGAAAAACAGTTGAAACCAGTCAGTCGGTACCTGAGGCCAGGTGCCGAATCAGCAGCCGGTGACACTGGTTCCAGTATCCAGCCCGGTACAGGTGCAGAGCCTCCTGCTGTCTGTCACCATCTCGCCGGGCTCTTGTGGCTTTGGCCTCGTGGATCCACTGCTCTGGGATCAGCAGCCTCTCAGTGAGGAAGTGCTCCCTCTGGACCGACTCCTCCGTCTCCTGCAGGGAGCAGTGAAGAGTCAGCAGCTCCCTCACCGCTCGCTCCCGCTGACTAAaggtgcaaagaaaaaaaaaaagtcacttttacTCACTGAGGAACACGTACAATCAAAGATCAAGCAGATTTGCAGAAAGGAGATGTGAACAGACCCCTCgagttttcttccattttactTGTTAAAGGTTTAGTGATTGTAAACCCCCCGAGGCAAGATTGTCTGACCTTTGTTTACCAAAATCTTTGACAATTATTTAAGGCATTTTTTGAATGTTACAGAAGTGGGTGTTCTTACAGTTAAATATGTCATGTCTGCATTCTTTTGTCTGTATCCGTCAAatgcacaattttattttatacatcgAACTTCAGCTGTGGGTTCATTCCCACTAGTTGTATTAATCCACTTGACCATAACCACAGAAATAATGTAATctgtaaaacaacattttctacTCTCCCAAACACTCTCCCAACATCTGCATTTCATTATTTCCCCATCAATGAACCACTGAAGAAACTAGGCTGCAGgagtttgttttctgaaatttaCCATCTTaacaatttttatattatttaccaGATTCAATAATGATACAGATAACAAATATAGCTGCAGCCCTGTTCAGTGTCCACACATATTCAGCTCCGTTCTCTTTAAACCAGTTTCATTCGTCACATCAAATGATTCATGTCACTGCAGATATTAATTAGGAAATTAATACAGAGGGAATTTGACCTTTCGTTTTTACTAAATGTTTCACTCAAATACACaattaaacatacatttctaCAGCTGCCCAATACTACTCACAACCAATTTACCtaacaatttcttttaaaacaagagTGATTATTTGTGATCTTGTCTAATAATCACCATAATCAAATACGTAGCCCTAGATTTTACATGAATACGTTTGTGTAAAAATAATAGCAAAACAGAAGTTTGAAATTCAATTCTTCACAACGTAAACTTCTGTGTCATTACTTTAATGTAAGGCTTGTGTGACCAATCTAGTTTCCTGTCCATTGTAAATAAAGCAGTAAACGCACGTGTGGTCGGGGATGTGCAGCAGTATGAAGATGGCCATGTGCCACAGGCCGACACTCTCCAGCTGTGCGGCGTAGCTGGCGTGAAGGAGCCCCTGTCGTGAGGTGCTCAGGTGGGTGTAGTGCAGCGCCTGCAGGACCCCCCACAGGTGCCAGCTCAGACGGTAGTCCAGACGCTCCCAGGTGACTGTCAGAGGGTCTAACAGCTCCTGTAAACTGTAGTGTCTGAAGGACATGCACAGAAAAATGAGGCACTGAAGGGgaattacacacatttttactcatCATCGTTTCTCCTGAGCCTATGAAAAAAGTACAATGTCTGTTCCTGTTGAATGTTCCCAGGTTCTCAGGCACATCTGAGTGCAGTATAACTGTACTTTAATAACTGGAACCATACAAAGCAAGCTGGAAATCTGTGAAATCTCTTGAATCTTTTTCCAATCaaaattttttttcaactcaTCAAATCACAAATATGCTGGTTTTGAGTTGCTTAAAGCAACATTTATACTGAGAGTGAGCTAGTTTACCTGTCACTATAGAGTTTGAGCAGATGGAAACAGAGGTCATACAGCGGCCGATTTgactcttcctcatcctccattTCTGGCTGTTCCGTCTCCAGGTATGGAGGCAGGGGGGCACAGGTGTACTTCCCCGCCTCACATGTGCCCTGTAGGACAGACATAAAAATCACCGTGAACGGACAACACTGTTCTCTGTGATGGCAGCTACTGAGGCCTGAGTAGAGAATAGAGCTGTGTACTGGTGAAACTCTTGACGTTTCAATACATATCATGATACAGGGCTTAAAATAAAGtccatatatacagtacagtgtcaAAGACTAATACTGcaaagtaattaattaaaaagaataaatgggaagtttaaaaacatgagCAGTTGTTAGCAGCTCACCTTGAAGGCGGCTTCATATCTGGCGAGGGCGTCACCTACTGATGCCGTCGGAGGCAACACAAACCAGAGGTGGATGGCCACACATCGTTTCCAGTCCAGCTGCGAGCACACATTCACCACCGAGTCAGATGACTGCCACACCTGCAGAGGGAAGGAGGAAATGCTATCAGCATAAAACTACAGACAAAACAAGGTGAAATTATGTCTGGACAATTTAAAGCCGATGCAACTGTATCAAAAGTGGCATTTAAATCACTCAATGTCCTTGTTTCCAGTCAAGTCCACTAACCTGTAGTAGTACATTTTTTACTTCAATTCTTCCTGCATGTTATAAACAAACTGAACGTGTCTTACAGGTTTCCCAGCCAGCAGTGCAAAGATGCGAAGTCGTTCCTCGGGCAGGTAGCAGTCAGTCTGCATGCGGTTCCAGTCGGTGAGCTGAAGGGCCAACAGGTCCCGGCAGTACTGAGAGCCCATGGCCTGAGACAGCAGCAGGGACAGTCGGTGGTCTCCTGGAGACAAAAAGCAGCACGTTAGCTAAGTGCCACACTGTAGTTCTTAATTAAAAGGTTGTTCAACAGGTCTTCTTCAGATTTAAAGAGGAAAATTTAGGGTTTAAATCTTTTACCACCTGTTTGGCTTCTGTACACAATAAACAAATTCCAAACTAACAAGAGTTTTCAATATTCCCTGTGCACCTCACCTTCCTTCTGTGCCAATCGACAAGCCTCACTGATGCGGTTTCCTGTCAGGTAGCTGAATATGGCCTCAGTGTGGCGACCCTTTCCTGCCAAAGCCACCTCCTCTTCCACCCTGCAGGTGGCACCACTGGACAGCCAGGCAGAGAATGTTCGCCTCCTCTGTAGCTGCTGCTCATAGTCACTGGACATTTCCACGTCCAGCTCCTGGTCTGCAGGTCCCAACCGTCCCCACAGGGCCTCACACAGGGTCCAGACCTCAGCCCAATAATCCAGAAGAGCTGGGGGGAAAGAGATTAGAGAGAAGTAAGaaaactgctgctgtttcttAAGAAAATGAATACATACAAACGTAGACTATTTTAAATTCATATCAGGTGTAAGATTGTTATCATCTCCAAACATCAAATAAGTATTAAAACTGGCATCGTTACCACAACAGGAAAAGATAAATTATATTGAAAGTAAAGTGAAAGTATCTGCAGAAATTGAGAGAATAGACCCTTCAGCCCTGAGCTGTATGACTTACGGTCATCATCTGTCTGCTTGtccttcagctcagtgatccacTCTGCGTACTCATGTAGCGCTGCCACACCAGGTTGTGGTCGGACCACGGGGCAGGCGGAGGCATCTGTGGTGCTGACAGTGCTGTGCTTCAGACAGATCTCCAGAGGGCGCTGCAGCACCGCCTGGCTCTCTTCATCACTTTCTTCCTCACTGGTTTTCATCGATGGAGGCTCAAGAGCCACCAGCTGCTCCAGCACCACCTTGTAGGGGCTTTCTACCAGTCTGCAGGACAGACGGACAGCTAAAATCTGAGTTACTGGTGTTTGAGTTGTTtacatttcagcaaaatacagaCATGCATGGTCATCTGCAGGTCACGTGACATAGGAATAAACACGAGCAATTTGTATGCGACATTTGTAATGCAGGTTTAACAAAAGttggctttaaaaagaaaaaaatatttggctGATGTGACCATTATTTTGTCACATGGAATCTTTCCCATGTTCATATgaagttgtttgtgtgtttctcttacGGTTTGCTCCTGACAGGTTTTGGCAGGAAGCTGAAGTCCATTTCTTGATGGTTAAGCTGTTTGGTTGGTAGTAAGCTCAGCTGCTGACCACAGTGTGCCAGAGTCCACCCGGGACCCCACCCCACGCGAAAGGAACGGCCTACAAACAGCCCTGCATCCATCAACAAGCTCCCCtgcaaaaacaagacaacagagaagtgtgtgtgacaTGTCAGGTAAAGAAGCAGCACCTCACtacaaacagagcagagaatACACTGTACTACAAAGAAAACCTACACTGTATCCACTGTAGGACCTGTTAAGCTCTCAGGGTTAAAAACCTCTTATGACACTGTATCTGGTACAACACGGTGTAAGAAGTAGTCCTGTATGTTGCTTCATAAAGCCAGTGTCATCGGCCAATATCATGCCTCAAAGAAGCTGCCAGTTGTCTGTCGATGTGGGTTTGTATTTGAGCTAATATGTTCAGTTTCtagtttctttcagtttttataaagCAAACCCAGTACGGACCTTCCCTTGAGTGATGGAGTGTTTCAGGGGGACGGGGCCGCCCACCCGCCGGACTCCAACTGTCCTAATCGAAAGCTCTGGACCTCGGGGGGGCagcaggaaggaggaggggcCCGGCCCTGCCCATTGCAGTGACCGGGAGGGTTCAGTCGCTGCCGGAGATGGGCGGGACAAAGGAAGAGGGCCACGGAGAGTGTCGGACAGCTGAGGAATCAAGCCGGAGGTGAAGCGAGCCTGAAGGAGACCTCCCACTGCAGAGAAGTTCACGTTTTATTATCTCATTTCTGGGACAATGTTTTgccatataaacacacactttagttCATATCACAGTACACTGAACAGCTTAGCGTTTGATCTGTTGGTGAGAAGAAACTTCAAAGAAACTATACCTGTGATTATCAGGTATATTAAGTATTTACattactaaatgaaaaaataaattgctcAGCAGACCCTCTGATTGATCTCATCTCCCAGCAGCTTGTGAAGTTAGCTTCTTATGGTGGCTGAGATTTGGAGGTCTGGGTTTCTTACCAGAGGGTCGGCTCTGAGCTCCTGACACAGCGAAGTGAGGAGATGAAACATTGCTGGAGATCTTCATCACTCCCTGGTCTTGCAACATGTcactctcctcctcatcctcaccaAACAGAGACGCCTTCATTATCTGTCAACAAAACAGGAGAAGAATCAGATGATTTGATGCTTTTACTCTGGCGGGCAGACTGATGAAGTTTTCTAATTCCTGTATGTGATCAGGGACTGTGACTACCTGGAGGGTGTGTGGGTTGATACCCAGAGTTGACGCTATATGGCTCGAAGCAGAGATGCTGTCATGTTCTGCTGAGGTCAAACCTCCAAGCTTCCCAGCCATTGTCGTGTCCATGTCCCCCACCAGCAGGTCACCATCCTCCTCCCCTCCCAGCATGCTGTCTGTCGGGAAGGTCTGGGTTATGTCGGCCATGTCACTGTCCAACTCTGCAAGGCCACCTGGAAGATCCAGGACTACTGCAGACTAAAAGgtatacagacacacaggacGAAAGAAAAGAGCTTCGTTATGAGTCAATTAATTAATGAAGGCTTTTGTCTTCAGCCTCAACTCTTCCCGAATCATCATTTCTTCACTCATCAACATTTAAAGACTCGTTTAGGCTTCTATGGTCTCACAGGTCAGTAATGTTGCCTAACAGTGTTGGAGGTAAGTTGATAAACCACTCACTGATGTCTGTTGTCAGTGAATCACTGTTTCAATGTAGAATCACTTTTCTTATTAATCCCCACATTTTAAAAGGTCT is from Channa argus isolate prfri chromosome 22, Channa argus male v1.0, whole genome shotgun sequence and encodes:
- the nup98 gene encoding nuclear pore complex protein Nup98-Nup96 isoform X4, producing the protein MFNKSFGTPFGGGTGGFGTASNFGQQSGLFGSSTFSQPATSSTNTGFGFGTASGTSTSLFGNTGTGTSGGLFSQQNNAFGANKPTSFGTFGTSTSSGGLFGSTNTTSNPFGGANSLFGGSGFSATQQPGTTVKFNPPTGSDTMVKAGVTTSINTKHQCITAMKEYENKSLEELRLEDYQAGRKGPANPMAAGTGGLFSSATPTSSAATGLFGSAAPNTSFSFGQNKSTFGPTTGGFSTTTGGLFNQQNPQQASNLFKPFGQPTTAQSAGFSFGNTNTMGQANTSSMGLFGNTPSQSGGLFGTAQTSTATGFGTGTGLFGQPNAGFGNVGTQQSLFGNKTAGFGTTTTSAPSFGTGTGLFGNKPALTLGTGTNTSTFGFGANPAGGGLFGSKPATGGLGTGLGTGFGTAVGPGQPSLFGNNQNKLGTTLGTMGTFGTTGFNSGTNTLGFGAAQQPVALTDPNAAAAQQAVLQQQLSVLAYSPYGDSPLFRNPLSDPKKKEERLKPTNPTAQKALTTPTHYKLTPRPATRVRPRALTSSSSSKSQLFDGLDDDEPSLTNGAFIPRKSIKKLVLKNLNSSQYNSPINKETDDLASPSEYPPNGHSIVEEDLRELAGTSSRVDDDPEVSQFYVNPIAKPIPQGRTQTSLQDTINDLNMHKAARNGLELSSDDVSASLGEESLQEEKEEEQHEQQSPHPAGIVLNRVGYYTIPSIEDLADMVDENGECIVENFTVGRKGYGSIFFPGEVNVTGLNLDEVVHFRRKEVIVYPDDKNKPGEGEGLNRRAEVTLDGVWPNDKTACTQIRSPERLSDMNYEGRLEKASRKQGARFLEYRPETGSWVFEVAHFSKYGLQDSDEEEDAPPKTDPKKLKTMMSLPPSKLQQQLPSSQQQQVAPQAQSAVVLDLPGGLAELDSDMADITQTFPTDSMLGGEEDGDLLVGDMDTTMAGKLGGLTSAEHDSISASSHIASTLGINPHTLQIMKASLFGEDEEESDMLQDQGVMKISSNVSSPHFAVSGAQSRPSVGGLLQARFTSGLIPQLSDTLRGPLPLSRPSPAATEPSRSLQWAGPGPSSFLLPPRGPELSIRTVGVRRVGGPVPLKHSITQGKGSLLMDAGLFVGRSFRVGWGPGWTLAHCGQQLSLLPTKQLNHQEMDFSFLPKPVRSKPLVESPYKVVLEQLVALEPPSMKTSEEESDEESQAVLQRPLEICLKHSTVSTTDASACPVVRPQPGVAALHEYAEWITELKDKQTDDDPLLDYWAEVWTLCEALWGRLGPADQELDVEMSSDYEQQLQRRRTFSAWLSSGATCRVEEEVALAGKGRHTEAIFSYLTGNRISEACRLAQKEGDHRLSLLLSQAMGSQYCRDLLALQLTDWNRMQTDCYLPEERLRIFALLAGKPVWQSSDSVVNVCSQLDWKRCVAIHLWFVLPPTASVGDALARYEAAFKGTCEAGKYTCAPLPPYLETEQPEMEDEEESNRPLYDLCFHLLKLYSDRHYSLQELLDPLTVTWERLDYRLSWHLWGVLQALHYTHLSTSRQGLLHASYAAQLESVGLWHMAIFILLHIPDHTQRERAVRELLTLHCSLQETEESVQREHFLTERLLIPEQWIHEAKATRARRDGDRQQEALHLYRAGYWNQCHRLLIRHLASDCIINDNHDYLLEFLEGLAVPEHCATIQDWDTAGSVYLDYIRVIKTLQQIQQMENAGYELERLYTDVTSLCSRIELLPCSTGRDRLAQSEMAKRVANILRVVLSLQQGDAASDSLSIPLAQLAPHITRLPMPEDYTLEELRGLTQSYLRQLVVSQ